One window from the genome of Paenibacillus azoreducens encodes:
- the nrdF gene encoding class 1b ribonucleoside-diphosphate reductase subunit beta: protein MKAVNWNRPDDDFTLMFWQQNIMQFWTDDEIPLSDDKMDWIKMTDDERTVYKHVLGGLTLLDTLQGGVGMPKVLEHVEGLQRKAVLGFMSMMEQIHAKSYSSIFTTLASTEEIDDIFRWVENNEQLQFKAKLIESWYTNIETKQGLYKAMIASVFLESYLFYSGFFYPLYLAGQGKMTSSGEIIDLILRDESIHGLYVGILAQELFQDFTPEDQDQLKKEMYELLDTLYQNEVKYTDDLYSSLGLQEEVKTYVRYNANKALMNLGFEPYFPEEPINPIVFNGISTHTKQHDFFSKKGNGYVRAINIEPLTDEDFVFDA, encoded by the coding sequence ATGAAAGCAGTAAACTGGAACCGGCCGGACGATGATTTTACCTTGATGTTCTGGCAGCAGAATATTATGCAGTTCTGGACCGATGATGAAATTCCCCTTTCCGATGACAAAATGGACTGGATCAAAATGACCGATGACGAGCGTACGGTCTACAAACACGTGCTGGGGGGCCTGACGCTGCTTGATACGCTGCAAGGCGGCGTGGGCATGCCTAAGGTGCTGGAGCATGTTGAAGGGCTGCAGAGAAAGGCTGTGCTCGGCTTCATGTCGATGATGGAGCAGATCCATGCCAAATCCTACAGCAGCATTTTCACCACACTCGCTTCGACCGAGGAGATTGACGACATCTTCCGCTGGGTAGAAAATAATGAGCAGCTCCAATTCAAAGCCAAGCTGATCGAGTCGTGGTACACCAACATCGAAACCAAACAGGGTCTGTATAAAGCGATGATCGCATCGGTGTTCCTGGAGAGTTATCTGTTCTACAGCGGCTTCTTCTATCCGCTCTATTTGGCGGGACAAGGCAAAATGACAAGCAGCGGCGAAATCATCGACCTGATTCTCCGGGACGAAAGCATCCATGGTCTGTATGTCGGCATTCTCGCCCAAGAGCTGTTCCAGGATTTCACCCCTGAAGATCAGGATCAGCTGAAAAAAGAGATGTACGAGCTGCTGGATACGCTCTATCAGAACGAAGTTAAGTATACGGATGACCTGTACAGCTCTCTCGGCCTTCAGGAGGAAGTAAAAACGTATGTCCGTTATAACGCCAATAAGGCGCTGATGAATCTCGGCTTCGAACCGTATTTCCCGGAAGAGCCGATCAATCCGATCGTTTTCAACGGCATCAGCACGCATACCAAGCAGCATGACTTCTTCTCGAAAAAAGGCAACGGCTACGTCCGCGCAATTAATATCGAACCTTTGACTGATGAAGATTTCGTATTTGACGCCTAA